In Eleginops maclovinus isolate JMC-PN-2008 ecotype Puerto Natales chromosome 10, JC_Emac_rtc_rv5, whole genome shotgun sequence, the following proteins share a genomic window:
- the LOC134870371 gene encoding forkhead box protein K2-like isoform X1, protein MAVVSGMSGSAVARLEGREFEYLMKKRSVTIGRNSSQGSVDVSMGHSSFISRRHIEIFNAGEDGTGTGEFYLRCLGKNGVFVDGVFQRRGAPPLQLPRMCCFRFPSTTIKITFTALSNDRKEPRNVSDSLVKPVQPQISPLTINIPDNIAHLISPLPSPTGTLSAANSCPSSPRGAGFSSYRPGRVLASDLIGDNSQSENDKEASGEDSPKDDSKPPYSYAQLIVQAITMAPDKQLTLNGIYTHITKNYPYYRTADKGWQNSIRHNLSLNRYFIKVARSQEEPGKGSFWRIDPASESKLIEQAFRKRRPRGVPCFRTPMGPLSSRSAPASPSHTGALSVSSGVQTPESLSREGSPVPMEPEPTPPQAPTQTTTVQPKLAVIQEARFTQNSSGSPLSTQPVLIAVQRQMPQTTMKPVTYTMASPAIVSTSVSSAPIMQTVHVVHQIPAVTMATVAGQPTATVSPKPHENGGAEHREIKPKVESVPPLTASSIGGVSRIVQAPLTTLTILQQAPPLGQHQLPIKTLSQNGTHLLPITTIASTAVANPLQLLAAHASASASLPTKRQNGELHDTPQTKRAKKEEGDAAATCNNGTTDRAGEGVVSEQFSDK, encoded by the exons ATGGCGGTGGTTAGCGGGATGTCGGGGTCGGCTGTAGCCCGGCTGGAGGGCCGAGAATTCGAGTATCTGATGAAGAAAAGGTCAGTGACCATCGGCCGGAACTCTTCGCAGGGTTCGGTGGACGTCAGCATGGGACACTCCAGCTTCATCTCCCGGCGGCACATCGAGATCTTCAATGCGGGAGAAGACGGCACCGGCACGGGCGAGTTCTATCTGCGGTGCCTCGGGAAAAACGGGGTGTTTGTTGATGGGGTGTTCCAGAGGAGAGGGGCGCCTCCTCTCCAGCTCCCCCGAAT GTGTTGTTTCCGGTTTCCCAGCACAACTATAAAGATCACGTTCACAGCCCTGTCCAATGACAGGAAGGAGCCAAGGAACGTGTCGGATTCACTGGTTAAGCCTGTGCAACCCCAAATCTCCCCACTGACCATCAACATTCCTGACAACATTGCCCACCTCATAAGCCCCCTGCCTTCCCCGACGGGCACCCTCAG tgcgGCAAACTCCTGTCCATCAAGTCCTCGGGGGGCGGGCTTCTCCAGCTACAGGCCGGGCCGTGTTCTGGCATCAGACCTGATAGGAGACAACTCCCAATCAGAAAACGACAAGGAGGCCTCAGGGGAAGACAGCCCAAAG GATGACTCCAAGCCTCCATACTCGTATGCACAGCTGATAGTCCAAGCGATCACCATGGCCCCAGATAAACAGCTGACTCTAAATGGAATATACACCCACATCACCAAGAACTACCCTTACTACAGAACAGCTGATAAAGGCTGGCAG aactCAATCCGCCACAACCTGTCCCTGAACCGGTACTTCATCAAAGTGGCCCGCTCTCAGGAGGAGCCAGGCAAAGGCTCCTTCTGGAGGATCGACCCCGCGTCGGAGAGCAAGCTGATAGAACAAGCCTTCAGGAAGCGCCGGCCGAGGGGGGTGCCCTGCTTCAGGACGCCCATGGGACCGCTCTCCTCCAG GAGCGCTCCGGCCTCACCCAGCCACACGGGGGCACTGTCTGTGTCCAGCGGGGTTCAGACTCCAGAGAGCCTGTCCAGAGAGGGCTCCCCTGTCCCCATGGAGCCAGAGCCAACCCCCCCGCAAGCACCCACCCAAACCACGACAGTCCAGCCCAAACTGGCTGTGATCCAAGAGGCCCGCTTCACACAGAACTCCTCCG gCTCCCCCCTCAGCACGCAGCCTGTCCTGATTGCTGTGCAGCGCCAGATGCCTCAGACCACCATGAAGCCTGTGACCTACACCATGGCATCGCCAGCCATAGTATCAACATCAGTTAGCTCCGCCCCCATCATGCAGACGGTGCACGTTGTCCACCAGATCCCAGCCGTCACCATGGCAACTGTTGCTGGACAGCCTACTGCTACAGTGAGCCCGAAGCCTCATGAGAATGGAGGAGCAGAGCACCGGGAGATCAAac CCAAAGTGGAGTCAGTGCCCCCCCTCACAGCCTCATCCATAGGGGGAGTCAGCCGCATCGTCCAGGCTCCTCTGACTACACTCACCATCCTGCAGCAAGCCCCCCCACTGGGCCAGCACCAGCTCCCCATCAAGACCCTCTCACAGAACGGGACCCACCTGCTCCCCATCACCACTATTGCAAGCACAG CCGTTGCAAACCCCCTCCAGCTCCTGGCGGCCCACGCCTCCGCCTCCGCGTCCCTCCCCACCAAGAGGCAGAACGGAGAACTGCATGACACCCCCCAAACAAAGAGGGCgaaaaaagaggagggggacGCAGCAGCCACCTGCAACAATGGCACCACGGACAGAGCCGGGGAGGGTGTGGTCAGTGAACAGTTCAGTGATAAGTag
- the LOC134870371 gene encoding forkhead box protein K2-like isoform X3, producing MAVVSGMSGSAVARLEGREFEYLMKKRSVTIGRNSSQGSVDVSMGHSSFISRRHIEIFNAGEDGTGTGEFYLRCLGKNGVFVDGVFQRRGAPPLQLPRMCCFRFPSTTIKITFTALSNDRKEPRNVSDSLVKPVQPQISPLTINIPDNIAHLISPLPSPTGTLSAANSCPSSPRGAGFSSYRPGRVLASDLIGDNSQSENDKEASGEDSPKDDSKPPYSYAQLIVQAITMAPDKQLTLNGIYTHITKNYPYYRTADKGWQNSIRHNLSLNRYFIKVARSQEEPGKGSFWRIDPASESKLIEQAFRKRRPRGVPCFRTPMGPLSSRSAPASPSHTGALSVSSGVQTPESLSREGSPVPMEPEPTPPQAPTQTTTVQPKLAVIQEARFTQNSSAKVESVPPLTASSIGGVSRIVQAPLTTLTILQQAPPLGQHQLPIKTLSQNGTHLLPITTIASTAVANPLQLLAAHASASASLPTKRQNGELHDTPQTKRAKKEEGDAAATCNNGTTDRAGEGVVSEQFSDK from the exons ATGGCGGTGGTTAGCGGGATGTCGGGGTCGGCTGTAGCCCGGCTGGAGGGCCGAGAATTCGAGTATCTGATGAAGAAAAGGTCAGTGACCATCGGCCGGAACTCTTCGCAGGGTTCGGTGGACGTCAGCATGGGACACTCCAGCTTCATCTCCCGGCGGCACATCGAGATCTTCAATGCGGGAGAAGACGGCACCGGCACGGGCGAGTTCTATCTGCGGTGCCTCGGGAAAAACGGGGTGTTTGTTGATGGGGTGTTCCAGAGGAGAGGGGCGCCTCCTCTCCAGCTCCCCCGAAT GTGTTGTTTCCGGTTTCCCAGCACAACTATAAAGATCACGTTCACAGCCCTGTCCAATGACAGGAAGGAGCCAAGGAACGTGTCGGATTCACTGGTTAAGCCTGTGCAACCCCAAATCTCCCCACTGACCATCAACATTCCTGACAACATTGCCCACCTCATAAGCCCCCTGCCTTCCCCGACGGGCACCCTCAG tgcgGCAAACTCCTGTCCATCAAGTCCTCGGGGGGCGGGCTTCTCCAGCTACAGGCCGGGCCGTGTTCTGGCATCAGACCTGATAGGAGACAACTCCCAATCAGAAAACGACAAGGAGGCCTCAGGGGAAGACAGCCCAAAG GATGACTCCAAGCCTCCATACTCGTATGCACAGCTGATAGTCCAAGCGATCACCATGGCCCCAGATAAACAGCTGACTCTAAATGGAATATACACCCACATCACCAAGAACTACCCTTACTACAGAACAGCTGATAAAGGCTGGCAG aactCAATCCGCCACAACCTGTCCCTGAACCGGTACTTCATCAAAGTGGCCCGCTCTCAGGAGGAGCCAGGCAAAGGCTCCTTCTGGAGGATCGACCCCGCGTCGGAGAGCAAGCTGATAGAACAAGCCTTCAGGAAGCGCCGGCCGAGGGGGGTGCCCTGCTTCAGGACGCCCATGGGACCGCTCTCCTCCAG GAGCGCTCCGGCCTCACCCAGCCACACGGGGGCACTGTCTGTGTCCAGCGGGGTTCAGACTCCAGAGAGCCTGTCCAGAGAGGGCTCCCCTGTCCCCATGGAGCCAGAGCCAACCCCCCCGCAAGCACCCACCCAAACCACGACAGTCCAGCCCAAACTGGCTGTGATCCAAGAGGCCCGCTTCACACAGAACTCCTCCG CCAAAGTGGAGTCAGTGCCCCCCCTCACAGCCTCATCCATAGGGGGAGTCAGCCGCATCGTCCAGGCTCCTCTGACTACACTCACCATCCTGCAGCAAGCCCCCCCACTGGGCCAGCACCAGCTCCCCATCAAGACCCTCTCACAGAACGGGACCCACCTGCTCCCCATCACCACTATTGCAAGCACAG CCGTTGCAAACCCCCTCCAGCTCCTGGCGGCCCACGCCTCCGCCTCCGCGTCCCTCCCCACCAAGAGGCAGAACGGAGAACTGCATGACACCCCCCAAACAAAGAGGGCgaaaaaagaggagggggacGCAGCAGCCACCTGCAACAATGGCACCACGGACAGAGCCGGGGAGGGTGTGGTCAGTGAACAGTTCAGTGATAAGTag
- the LOC134870371 gene encoding forkhead box protein K2-like isoform X2, producing the protein MAVVSGMSGSAVARLEGREFEYLMKKRSVTIGRNSSQGSVDVSMGHSSFISRRHIEIFNAGEDGTGTGEFYLRCLGKNGVFVDGVFQRRGAPPLQLPRMCCFRFPSTTIKITFTALSNDRKEPRNVSDSLVKPVQPQISPLTINIPDNIAHLISPLPSPTGTLSAANSCPSSPRGAGFSSYRPGRVLASDLIGDNSQSENDKEASGEDSPKDDSKPPYSYAQLIVQAITMAPDKQLTLNGIYTHITKNYPYYRTADKGWQNSIRHNLSLNRYFIKVARSQEEPGKGSFWRIDPASESKLIEQAFRKRRPRGVPCFRTPMGPLSSRSAPASPSHTGALSVSSGVQTPESLSREGSPVPMEPEPTPPQAPTQTTTVQPKLAVIQEARFTQNSSGSPLSTQPVLIAVQRQMPQTTMKPVTYTMASPAIVSTSVSSAPIMQTVHVVHQIPAVTMATVAGQPTATVSPKPHENGGAEHREIKPVANPLQLLAAHASASASLPTKRQNGELHDTPQTKRAKKEEGDAAATCNNGTTDRAGEGVVSEQFSDK; encoded by the exons ATGGCGGTGGTTAGCGGGATGTCGGGGTCGGCTGTAGCCCGGCTGGAGGGCCGAGAATTCGAGTATCTGATGAAGAAAAGGTCAGTGACCATCGGCCGGAACTCTTCGCAGGGTTCGGTGGACGTCAGCATGGGACACTCCAGCTTCATCTCCCGGCGGCACATCGAGATCTTCAATGCGGGAGAAGACGGCACCGGCACGGGCGAGTTCTATCTGCGGTGCCTCGGGAAAAACGGGGTGTTTGTTGATGGGGTGTTCCAGAGGAGAGGGGCGCCTCCTCTCCAGCTCCCCCGAAT GTGTTGTTTCCGGTTTCCCAGCACAACTATAAAGATCACGTTCACAGCCCTGTCCAATGACAGGAAGGAGCCAAGGAACGTGTCGGATTCACTGGTTAAGCCTGTGCAACCCCAAATCTCCCCACTGACCATCAACATTCCTGACAACATTGCCCACCTCATAAGCCCCCTGCCTTCCCCGACGGGCACCCTCAG tgcgGCAAACTCCTGTCCATCAAGTCCTCGGGGGGCGGGCTTCTCCAGCTACAGGCCGGGCCGTGTTCTGGCATCAGACCTGATAGGAGACAACTCCCAATCAGAAAACGACAAGGAGGCCTCAGGGGAAGACAGCCCAAAG GATGACTCCAAGCCTCCATACTCGTATGCACAGCTGATAGTCCAAGCGATCACCATGGCCCCAGATAAACAGCTGACTCTAAATGGAATATACACCCACATCACCAAGAACTACCCTTACTACAGAACAGCTGATAAAGGCTGGCAG aactCAATCCGCCACAACCTGTCCCTGAACCGGTACTTCATCAAAGTGGCCCGCTCTCAGGAGGAGCCAGGCAAAGGCTCCTTCTGGAGGATCGACCCCGCGTCGGAGAGCAAGCTGATAGAACAAGCCTTCAGGAAGCGCCGGCCGAGGGGGGTGCCCTGCTTCAGGACGCCCATGGGACCGCTCTCCTCCAG GAGCGCTCCGGCCTCACCCAGCCACACGGGGGCACTGTCTGTGTCCAGCGGGGTTCAGACTCCAGAGAGCCTGTCCAGAGAGGGCTCCCCTGTCCCCATGGAGCCAGAGCCAACCCCCCCGCAAGCACCCACCCAAACCACGACAGTCCAGCCCAAACTGGCTGTGATCCAAGAGGCCCGCTTCACACAGAACTCCTCCG gCTCCCCCCTCAGCACGCAGCCTGTCCTGATTGCTGTGCAGCGCCAGATGCCTCAGACCACCATGAAGCCTGTGACCTACACCATGGCATCGCCAGCCATAGTATCAACATCAGTTAGCTCCGCCCCCATCATGCAGACGGTGCACGTTGTCCACCAGATCCCAGCCGTCACCATGGCAACTGTTGCTGGACAGCCTACTGCTACAGTGAGCCCGAAGCCTCATGAGAATGGAGGAGCAGAGCACCGGGAGATCAAac CCGTTGCAAACCCCCTCCAGCTCCTGGCGGCCCACGCCTCCGCCTCCGCGTCCCTCCCCACCAAGAGGCAGAACGGAGAACTGCATGACACCCCCCAAACAAAGAGGGCgaaaaaagaggagggggacGCAGCAGCCACCTGCAACAATGGCACCACGGACAGAGCCGGGGAGGGTGTGGTCAGTGAACAGTTCAGTGATAAGTag